A genomic window from Pirellulaceae bacterium includes:
- a CDS encoding PEP-CTERM sorting domain-containing protein yields the protein MKTLLLTTAMLFAVTATANADIMSLGGKIHLSDWVGGKVIYEPDTGEVVGARMFYDHYFRTCKFDDANGWVNPLTGKFYLEIGFHDPYKMCSRTDPANPDIQIHMDSEGNIGTTTIDWQSVTFSVPEPASMTLMALAGMFLLGLRRVI from the coding sequence ATGAAAACGCTACTGCTAACGACTGCCATGCTCTTCGCTGTCACAGCCACTGCCAACGCTGACATAATGTCGTTGGGTGGTAAAATCCATTTGAGCGACTGGGTCGGCGGCAAAGTCATCTACGAGCCGGACACCGGAGAAGTAGTCGGGGCTCGGATGTTCTACGATCACTATTTCCGAACGTGCAAGTTTGATGACGCAAACGGTTGGGTAAATCCACTTACTGGTAAGTTCTACCTGGAGATAGGATTCCACGATCCTTACAAGATGTGCTCGCGGACAGACCCAGCTAACCCAGATATTCAAATACACATGGACAGCGAGGGGAATATCGGCACAACCACCATTGATTGGCAGAGCGTTACGTTCTCAGTCCCGGAGCCCGCCAGCATGACGTTGATGGCATTAGCGGGGATGTTCTTGCTCGGACTCAGGCGGGTTATTTGA
- a CDS encoding tyrosine-type recombinase/integrase, protein MPSDCRCLFTDGHDLRRTALQEWANAGVSLADLQFLARHENIATTQKYYISNNATIIGDRVRQVQSGYSGS, encoded by the coding sequence TTGCCCTCTGATTGCCGCTGTCTCTTCACTGATGGCCACGATCTCCGCCGCACGGCATTACAGGAGTGGGCTAACGCGGGTGTGAGCTTGGCGGATCTCCAATTCTTAGCTCGCCACGAGAACATCGCAACCACGCAGAAATACTATATCTCAAACAATGCCACCATCATCGGTGACCGAGTACGTCAGGTACAGTCTGGGTACAGTGGTAGCTAA
- a CDS encoding CehA/McbA family metallohydrolase yields MLNCGIRLPPSAGSASGVLPNPVGYNRVYVHLDLPFTRDRWFEGLADGRCFVTNGPLLIATVNGQLPGTTFQYTNHRNQSMNLSIDLTSRDPIDQIEIIHNGQLLESISGTTQLTQKHSLTLPLAKPGWILVRAITNRQDTFRFASTAPWYIDAESQQPVINEASAKFFLNWVDERISRIEKNVRNPQQRQSILAPHREARRFWQQRVSQSSPGH; encoded by the coding sequence ATGCTGAACTGCGGAATCCGCCTACCGCCATCGGCTGGAAGCGCTTCGGGAGTGCTTCCAAACCCAGTCGGTTACAACCGCGTTTACGTGCATCTCGATCTCCCCTTCACGCGTGATAGGTGGTTTGAAGGGCTGGCCGACGGCCGTTGCTTTGTAACAAATGGCCCCCTTCTCATCGCGACAGTCAACGGTCAATTGCCCGGGACGACGTTCCAGTACACAAACCATAGAAATCAGTCGATGAATCTTTCGATCGACCTTACCTCACGCGATCCCATTGATCAAATCGAAATCATTCACAACGGCCAGTTGCTCGAATCCATTTCGGGCACGACGCAACTAACTCAGAAGCACTCGCTCACCCTTCCCCTCGCGAAACCGGGCTGGATCTTGGTGCGTGCCATTACCAACAGGCAGGACACATTCCGTTTTGCATCCACCGCTCCCTGGTACATCGATGCCGAATCTCAACAGCCTGTCATTAACGAAGCGTCAGCCAAATTCTTCCTGAATTGGGTGGACGAACGAATCTCGCGGATCGAAAAAAACGTCAGAAATCCCCAACAACGCCAATCAATACTGGCGCCTCATCGTGAGGCGAGACGATTTTGGCAGCAACGTGTAAGCCAAAGTTCGCCTGGCCATTGA
- a CDS encoding ABC transporter ATP-binding protein has product MPSLIELDQICKRFGSFTALQDVTLSIHPGVTGLLGPNGAGKSTLIKILLGLLRPSSGTGKLLDFEIGRQNREIRANVGFMPEDDCFLFGLSGVEAVQFSAQLSGMHSTEALRRAHEILDYCGLTQERYRPVDTYSTGMRQKLRFAQAIVHDPPLLIFDEPTSGLDPEEREILLRRIKRLATDHGKTVLLCTHILPDVRAVSDAVVILANGTVRVADQLQNLSRPNVPAVSVRLLGDTTAFAASLPQQGLKHERTSDGTFVIHGPVKEVSTRLWQIAAATGSTIRSMAPSRNSLEDIFLQAVQEHPHGD; this is encoded by the coding sequence GTGCCTTCACTCATTGAGCTCGACCAGATCTGCAAACGTTTCGGCTCCTTCACGGCGTTACAAGATGTGACCTTGTCAATCCACCCCGGAGTAACAGGTCTATTGGGCCCAAACGGCGCTGGCAAAAGCACTCTCATCAAAATTCTTTTAGGTCTTCTTCGGCCGTCCAGTGGCACCGGCAAGCTGCTAGATTTTGAAATTGGTCGCCAAAATCGCGAAATCCGCGCGAACGTTGGATTCATGCCAGAGGATGATTGTTTTCTCTTCGGTCTTTCGGGTGTGGAAGCGGTTCAATTTTCGGCGCAGCTTTCCGGGATGCATTCGACGGAAGCGCTTCGACGTGCCCATGAGATTCTCGATTACTGCGGATTGACTCAAGAGCGTTACCGACCCGTCGACACCTACTCGACAGGTATGCGACAAAAACTACGTTTCGCTCAGGCCATTGTTCACGATCCGCCTTTACTGATATTCGACGAACCCACCTCCGGGCTGGATCCGGAGGAACGAGAAATTTTGCTTCGCCGCATCAAACGGCTCGCTACCGATCACGGCAAAACCGTTTTACTCTGCACGCATATACTCCCTGACGTACGAGCGGTCAGTGACGCAGTCGTGATTCTGGCAAACGGGACGGTTCGCGTCGCAGATCAACTACAAAATTTAAGTCGCCCTAATGTGCCCGCGGTATCCGTCCGCCTTCTGGGCGACACCACGGCTTTCGCTGCTTCGTTGCCTCAGCAAGGACTCAAACACGAGCGCACCAGTGATGGGACGTTTGTAATTCACGGTCCGGTCAAAGAGGTCTCAACTCGCTTGTGGCAGATTGCGGCAGCAACGGGTTCAACCATCCGATCGATGGCACCATCCCGCAATTCTCTGGAAGACATTTTCCTGCAAGCAGTCCAGGAGCACCCGCATGGCGATTAA
- a CDS encoding ABC transporter permease subunit — protein MAINSLGYRNWTGKRAASWNRVIVIAWAGIRRAWQNPWMRRLFLLSWTPAIWFAAGFFLYEKSVEYPELMRVLVPFIMNSVRDNPQMQDAVQLMASGDLQEARHEIWAWLLQSFFRRPQGIVMVLVIGLIAPPLISQDIRSRAFLLYFSRPIGRSEYVVGKLSIVGCYLALISMCPALVLYIAAVLLSPEVGVVSSTWDLPLRTIAATVVLSLPTASLALCISSLTRESRTAAFAWFAIFILGWVTFGILSTVETLNQQSPESFRPFRTDSMWSLLSLYHTVGRVQSWVFGFATYKEVMPSTIALVMLTVVSLTILFRRVMAPMRE, from the coding sequence ATGGCGATTAATTCTTTAGGGTACCGCAATTGGACAGGCAAACGAGCGGCCAGTTGGAATCGTGTGATCGTGATTGCCTGGGCGGGAATCCGACGTGCTTGGCAGAATCCTTGGATGCGTCGCCTGTTCCTATTGTCATGGACGCCGGCGATTTGGTTCGCTGCTGGATTTTTCCTCTATGAAAAATCGGTTGAGTACCCGGAATTGATGCGGGTACTCGTACCGTTCATCATGAACAGCGTACGGGACAATCCCCAAATGCAGGACGCCGTCCAACTCATGGCATCCGGCGACTTACAAGAAGCACGTCATGAAATTTGGGCTTGGCTATTACAATCATTTTTTCGCAGACCTCAAGGAATTGTGATGGTGCTGGTCATCGGTTTAATCGCCCCCCCGTTGATCTCACAAGACATCCGCTCCCGTGCATTCTTGCTATACTTTTCCCGTCCGATCGGACGCAGCGAGTACGTGGTGGGCAAATTATCGATTGTTGGCTGCTACCTCGCGTTAATTTCCATGTGCCCGGCTCTCGTGCTCTACATCGCGGCTGTTTTGCTGTCGCCCGAAGTGGGTGTTGTCTCTTCCACCTGGGATCTACCACTGCGCACGATCGCGGCGACGGTGGTGCTGTCTCTGCCAACCGCATCACTCGCGTTGTGCATCTCATCGCTCACCCGTGAAAGTCGCACCGCGGCATTTGCATGGTTCGCAATCTTCATTTTGGGCTGGGTCACCTTCGGAATCTTGTCAACAGTCGAAACCCTAAATCAACAGTCGCCAGAAAGTTTTCGGCCATTTCGCACGGACAGCATGTGGTCGCTACTGTCGCTTTACCACACGGTTGGGCGTGTGCAGAGCTGGGTTTTCGGTTTTGCCACGTACAAAGAAGTCATGCCCTCGACGATCGCCCTTGTGATGCTGACCGTTGTCTCGTTGACCATTTTGTTTCGGCGCGTCATGGCCCCCATGCGAGAATAA
- a CDS encoding ABC transporter ATP-binding protein: MIDFQNVTKLYGKVIGVNDVTLSLQPGAYGLLGPNGSGKSTLINLIMGQLKPTIGSVHVFGECPTSNDDLYQQMGYCPSSEGMYASVTGFEWVRYLLRLQGMKRRHATDAAKQALELVGMTNAMDRLISGYSRGMRQRTKMAQAISHDPKLLILDEPFNGLDPIGRHEMTIALQNWIESGKSLLLASHVLHEVESVTQSFLLICGGRLLASGHAHEVNQLLVDLPNDLTIRCSAPKRLAEAIVARDMAESLKIEADQLIASTRHPSRILAELPTWVTHNQIEIYEIRSADESLQELFNSLLKIHRGEI; encoded by the coding sequence GTGATCGACTTTCAAAATGTAACGAAACTTTATGGCAAGGTAATCGGCGTGAACGACGTCACGCTTTCGTTGCAACCTGGGGCTTATGGTCTCCTGGGGCCAAATGGATCAGGCAAATCAACCTTAATCAATCTCATTATGGGCCAACTCAAGCCGACCATTGGTTCGGTCCATGTGTTTGGAGAATGCCCAACAAGTAATGACGATCTCTACCAGCAAATGGGATACTGCCCAAGCAGCGAGGGAATGTATGCTAGTGTAACGGGGTTCGAATGGGTGCGCTATCTATTACGTCTCCAAGGCATGAAACGCCGCCATGCGACAGACGCAGCCAAACAGGCCCTCGAGTTGGTTGGCATGACCAACGCGATGGATCGCCTTATTTCTGGATATTCTCGCGGCATGCGTCAACGCACAAAGATGGCTCAGGCGATTTCACACGATCCGAAACTGCTTATCCTGGACGAACCGTTTAACGGTCTCGATCCGATTGGCCGCCATGAAATGACGATCGCCTTACAGAACTGGATTGAAAGTGGAAAAAGTCTGCTGCTCGCCAGCCATGTGTTACATGAGGTTGAGTCGGTCACCCAATCTTTCCTATTGATTTGCGGCGGGCGCCTGCTCGCCTCGGGACATGCTCATGAGGTCAATCAATTGCTCGTCGATTTACCGAACGACCTAACGATACGTTGCAGCGCGCCCAAACGTTTGGCGGAAGCCATTGTAGCTCGCGACATGGCTGAATCCCTGAAGATAGAGGCGGATCAGTTAATCGCTTCCACTCGTCACCCCAGCCGTATCTTGGCAGAATTGCCAACTTGGGTCACCCACAACCAGATCGAAATCTACGAGATTCGATCTGCCGACGAATCATTGCAAGAACTGTTCAATTCCCTGCTAAAAATTCACCGAGGCGAGATATGA